TCTGATTCTCTTGTAACAGGAGAAGCTACGACAGCAGAGGAAAGACAGAATAGTTTCCACAACATGATGAAGATAGCATTGGAGATTGCCTAAGTTTTTGTTCATGCAGAAAGATCATAACGTTATGTGTAGTTAACATTCAAACAAAGGCGTTTGTTATGTATAGTTATTTCTATTAACGGAGATGTCGCCGGTCAATTTGCGATATACCCAAAGTATCATTAAATAAGAAAGGGGATTTTCGGACAAACTAACCATAGTTTCTCATGGAAAATACGTTTGAAAATATCACCTAAATTTATGGGAGGAATGAAAATGAAATTATTTAAGAAAGCTTTAAGTGCAGCATTAACACTGACATTGGTATTCTCATTAGCTGCATGTGGAACCAAAAACAATACCGGTAGTGATGGAACCACCGGAACACCGACAGAAGGAACACCAACAGAAGCGGCAGGTGAACCAACAGAAGCAGCAGGCTCCACAGAAGGCCAGTTTGAAATTGCTTTAATCACAGATGTAGGAACGATTGATGACAAATCCTTTAACCAAGGCTCCTGGGAAGGTGTTGAAGCCTATGCGAAAGAAAACGGAAAAACTTACAAATACTACAAGCCAACTGAAAAATCCGATGATGCTTACTTAGTATCCATTGATTTAGCAGTAAAGGCTGGTGCTAAAGTGATTGTTTGCCCTGGTTATTTATTTGAAGTACCTATTTTCCAGGCACAGACCAAATATCCTGATGTAAACTTTGTTATTTTAGATGGTGCACCTCATAGTGGTGACTATAATGTTCAAATTGAGAAAAATACTTACTCTATTTTCTACGCAGAAGAAGAAGCAGGTTTCCTAGCGGGTTATGCGTCAGTAAAAGAGGGTTATACCAAATTAGGTTTTATGGGTGGTATCGCAGTTCCTGCGGTTATCCGTTTTGGATACGGTTTTGTACAAGGCGTTGATTATGCTGCAAAAGAATTAGGTTTAGCAAAAGATGCGGTAGAAGTAAAATACACATATGTAGGAAACTTTGATGCAACTCCCGATAATCAGGCAAAGGCAGCAGCTTGGTACAATGAAGGCACAGAAGTAATCTTTGCTTGCGGTGGTGCAGTTGGTAACTCTGTAATGAAAGCTGCAGAGACTGCTGATAAAAAAGTTATCGGTGTTGACGTAGACCAGTCTTCCGAATCTGCAACAGTGATCACTTCTTCTATGAAGAACTTAAAGAAATCTGTGTATGATGCACTTGTAGCTTACTATGCAGGTTCATTCCCTGGCGGCACTTCTGTATCCTTAAATGCAAGTGCTGAAGGTGTACAGCTTCCTATGGAAACTTCTAAATTTATTAAGTTTACACAAGCTGATTATGATGCAATCTATGCGAAAGTTCTGAACAAAGAAGTTACAATCTATAATGATACGACTGCTGTAGATGCAAGCGGTACAGCTATAAAAGATGCAAGCGGTTTAGCTACGGATGAAGTTAAAGTAGAAGTTGTTAAATAATCGTAGTGAGCTTATATAGATAGAAAAGCATAAGGAAATACAATGAGGGTGCCCCAAAAGTACCCTCATTTTTAAAAGGATGCTTAGGAGGACTGTAATGGAATATGTTATTGAAATGAATCATATCACTAAGGTATTTGGTAATTTTAAAGCCCTGGATGATGTCACCTTATGTGTGAAAAAAGGAGAAATACATGCACTACTAGGCGAGAACGGTGCTGGAAAATCTACCTTAATGAGTGTGTTATTTGGTTTATATCAAGCAGAGGCAGGCGAAATCAAAATCAATGGAAAACCTGTTAAAATTAATAACCCCAACGATGCCAACAACCTAAGTATCGGAATGGTGCATCAGCATTTTAAACTGGTGCATAATTTTACAGTCTTAGAAAGTATTGTCCTAGGTAGGGAAACAGTAAGAGGTGGTTTCCTGAAGATGGATGAAGCTAGAAAGAAAGTCATTGAACTCAGTGAACGTTATAAATTAAAAATTAATCCGGATGCGTATATCTCGGATATTACGGTAGGTATGCAGCAAAGGGTTGAAATTCTTAAAATGCTTTATTGCGATAATGATATTTTGATTTTTGACGAACCAACCGCAGTATTGACACCTCAGGAAATTGACGAATTGATGAAAATAATGAAAAATCTAGTAGATGAAGGTAAATCTATTATTTTTATTTCCCATAAATTAAATGAAATAAAGGCCGTAGCAAATCGTTGTACTGTATTACGAAAGGGAAAATATATAGGAACAATTGATGTTGATACAGCTACAAAAGAAACTATGTCTGAAATGATGGTAGGACGTAAAGTTAACTTCCACTTGGATAAAGCAGATTTAAAGACTGGTGATACTGTACTGGAAGTAAAGGATTTAACGGTCATTTCGAAGGCAAGTCATAAAAATGTAGTTAATGATGTATCATTTCAGGTGAAAAAAGGTGAGATTGTTTGTATAGCCGGTATTGATGGAAATGGTCAATCAGAGCTTGTTTATGGAATAACCGGACTTATACCGATTCAAAGAGGGCAGGTAGTACTAAACGGAAAAGATATTACAAAAGAGTCCATACGTAAAAAATGCCTGGATGGTTTGGCTCATATTCCGGAGGACAGGCACAAACATGGTTTGGTGTTAGATTATACATTACAGCAGAATGCTGTACTGCAAACGTACTATAAGACCAGGTTTCAAAAAAATGGTTTTATACGGTTTGGAGCAATAAAAGAATATGCAAAAAAATTAATAGCCCAATATGACATTCGAAGCGGACAGGGTGAGGAGTCAATCGTAAGAGACATGTCCGGTGGTAACCAGCAAAAAGTTATTATTGCCAGAGAACTTGATAGGAATCCGGATATGGTAATTGCAGTTCAGCCTACAAGAGGTCTGGATGTCGGTGCTGCTGAATATATCCATAGCCAGTTAATTAAGCAAAGAGATGAGGGAAAAGCAGTATTATTAGTCTCTTTGGAGTTGGATGAAGTTATGGAGGTCAGTGATAGGATTCTTGTTATGTATGAGGGAGAAATTGTAGCGGATTTAGCTCCCAAATCAGTAACGGCACAAGAACTAGGACTTTACATGTCAGGCTCTAAACGTAATATAAAAACCAAATAAAGTAAGCTATATAAATTGAGCTAAGTTTTATACGTAGCCAAATAAAATACAAAAACAATATACGCAGTGTTTTGATTTTGGAGGGAAAAATAAAATTCAATTTATATTAGAAAGAGGAAATGAATGAAAAAGAAGGTAAATTTTTTTAGCAGTAAAGGCAGTAACAGTTTTTTGTCTGCCATTATGGCAATTGCTGCCGGTCTTCTTTTTGGGCTGGTAATTTTATTGATTAGTAATGCAAAAGAAGCATTCCCTGCATTTGTGATGATTTTAAAAGGTGGTTTTGCAAGTGGTCTGGCTGGTCTTGGACAGGTACTGTATCTCGCTACACCAATTATATTAACAGGTCTTTCTGTAGGCTTTGCTTTTAAGACCGGTTTGTTTAACATAGGTTCCTCCGGAC
The nucleotide sequence above comes from Anaerocolumna cellulosilytica. Encoded proteins:
- a CDS encoding BMP family lipoprotein yields the protein MKMKLFKKALSAALTLTLVFSLAACGTKNNTGSDGTTGTPTEGTPTEAAGEPTEAAGSTEGQFEIALITDVGTIDDKSFNQGSWEGVEAYAKENGKTYKYYKPTEKSDDAYLVSIDLAVKAGAKVIVCPGYLFEVPIFQAQTKYPDVNFVILDGAPHSGDYNVQIEKNTYSIFYAEEEAGFLAGYASVKEGYTKLGFMGGIAVPAVIRFGYGFVQGVDYAAKELGLAKDAVEVKYTYVGNFDATPDNQAKAAAWYNEGTEVIFACGGAVGNSVMKAAETADKKVIGVDVDQSSESATVITSSMKNLKKSVYDALVAYYAGSFPGGTSVSLNASAEGVQLPMETSKFIKFTQADYDAIYAKVLNKEVTIYNDTTAVDASGTAIKDASGLATDEVKVEVVK
- a CDS encoding ABC transporter ATP-binding protein, whose amino-acid sequence is MEYVIEMNHITKVFGNFKALDDVTLCVKKGEIHALLGENGAGKSTLMSVLFGLYQAEAGEIKINGKPVKINNPNDANNLSIGMVHQHFKLVHNFTVLESIVLGRETVRGGFLKMDEARKKVIELSERYKLKINPDAYISDITVGMQQRVEILKMLYCDNDILIFDEPTAVLTPQEIDELMKIMKNLVDEGKSIIFISHKLNEIKAVANRCTVLRKGKYIGTIDVDTATKETMSEMMVGRKVNFHLDKADLKTGDTVLEVKDLTVISKASHKNVVNDVSFQVKKGEIVCIAGIDGNGQSELVYGITGLIPIQRGQVVLNGKDITKESIRKKCLDGLAHIPEDRHKHGLVLDYTLQQNAVLQTYYKTRFQKNGFIRFGAIKEYAKKLIAQYDIRSGQGEESIVRDMSGGNQQKVIIARELDRNPDMVIAVQPTRGLDVGAAEYIHSQLIKQRDEGKAVLLVSLELDEVMEVSDRILVMYEGEIVADLAPKSVTAQELGLYMSGSKRNIKTK